A region of Phaeodactylum tricornutum CCAP 1055/1 chromosome 14, whole genome shotgun sequence DNA encodes the following proteins:
- a CDS encoding predicted protein: MNDGLSTTIVLQDNETTTKPPTTAEGGIGNDATDAATLVLVVFLIGFCMIICRMALLRQNATDQHDQQVESKQTQKKRIAERKEYIASNMMVREWKSAAISDDSMTSASDDLTLEYGDETDNVPTGLRPSSTSGDSVNRKEQLENSDSHSRIKGDDFPSYRECTPTAALSDYDSFCEDTGCAICLSNYEPCDRVCESVSCKHIFHEACMSAWLIKHDRCPICREPYLVETA; this comes from the coding sequence ATGAATGACGGATTGAGCACAACAATCGTACTCCAAGATAATGAAACTACAACAAAACCACCCACAACTGCCGAAGGCGGTATCGGGAATGATGCAACGGACGCGGCAACTTTGGTTCTTGTCGTCTTTCTGATAGGCTTCTGCATGATAATCTGTCGAATGGCCTTGCTACGACAAAACGCCACAGATCAACATGACCAACAAGTCGAATCCAAACAGACACAGAAAAAGAGAATCGCGGAACGCAAAGAGTACATTGCTTCGAACATGATGGTGCGAGAATGGAAAAGTGCTGCTATCAGCGATGATTCGATGACGAGTGCGTCCGACGACTTGACTTTAGAATATGGGGATGAGACCGACAATGTTCCTACCGGATTAAGACCTTCGTCAACGAGCGGCGACTCTGTTAATCGAAAGGAGCAACTTGAAAACTCCGACTCCCATTCACGAATAAAGGGAGATGACTTTCCCAGCTATCGCGAATGCACTCCTACGGCCGCGTTGAGTGACTATGATTCCTTTTGTGAAGACACCGGGTGCGCCATTTGCCTTTCAAATTACGAACCATGCGACCGCGTCTGCGAGTCAGTCTCGTGCAAGCACATCTTTCATGAAGCTTGCATGTCCGCTTGGCTCATCAAGCACGATCGGTGCCCAATTTGTCGCGAGCCCTATTTGGTAGAAACGGCGTGA
- a CDS encoding predicted protein: MLSSLRYSSARCRVSLACRYQTKPCAGNPRCAIPIQSKSAVGFWKCDTFGDQRALPIRSTRCVSTDTNTPSIDPTTLSTIDHVTKDTNPRTATEDLYEKLEHTSLSLLTQTPISLSHQTDIVKVLEAWKLLLPKLQELDEIPDRTLPTNQCSAAISRMQDLYELWKRRPIVTNRPFQIMLEVFAHTPTISDNSNARGMAALQVLEDWNRSFMGDMELEPRRTDYHLVLHAFGNQPLSLSSAYIEPTTAAQPGEVAQEIMTQLVAWGVTMKPTAETYQLAIRCLTRGIQQLTTSWDNERDTEVMSNVEQLQHTVREYASRLINLTVSSGSSSSMTIWLGLSDAFQAMHVPVDRFEEDGPKRIQDADWYRQTLPVWKQALIESRRALDRRILRENMDRTCKALLLLHERYLEPAEQITAIRDTLEELKGLYTSLPSAEHYCIAINSLTSMKESVAKKFALDLAVGMEKQHRRKFDSSQSDGCLDSEEMVKSWNLLMTVYMQVGELSKVLDLWKEMTVNKIPRNSLSLFLVLKVLAQQETSQSANQATSILFKYLSMDRKPFEPTAEHFRCVMMAWCNSRDRHAASQCQRVFDRMLQYSAESRKQSRSDGTEKPTLEPHALHFTALIKTLGYSRRPDAAKKVSALLVEMLELGLDPDLQTYTSFFSALSHTKSLQGAEEAQEWYDKLQKECSKVVLNVHCYASVMFAWTKSGAVDAPERCRAIFDELWRAYLSTPASEEGDLRPTSAVYRALMEAWASSGRAQAPDEVDALLSLMEKKAEQGLIDPPDKKVYALVMATHWKHNDRNAVAKVQDVYSRMTASYEMGNIAAKPDAHCQTILMNAWAKSDVPERAKIVLDLLREMFQAYSQGDLDMQPNAYALAAVLNACAFVDKDNETLRRQAVQIALTAFNDFSNSELEGTNPFIYCYLFRVLGHQVDDMVERTRLASVIFQRCCQEGFVDDQVIKMMRRYVPVLYKKIPLDGKNKPRLPIGWTRQLD; encoded by the exons ATGCTATCGTCGCTGCGCTACTCCTCCGCGAGATGTCGGGTGTCACTGGCATGTCGTTACCAAACTAAGCCATGCGCTGGCAATCCTCGGTGTGCAATTCCTATTCAAAGTAAATCTGCCGTGGGCTTCTGGAAATGTGACACTTTTGGAGACCAGAGAGCATTGCCAATTCGAAGCACCCGATGCGTGTCGACCGATACCAATACTCCTTCAATAGATCCCACCACTTTGTCGACAATCGACCACGTGACGAAAGACACTAATCCTCGCACTGCGACGGAAGATTTGTACGAAAAACTCGAGCATACATCCCTGTCGCTCTTGACTCAAACTCCCATTTCTCTCTCGCACCAAACCGACATTGTCAAAGTTTTGGAAGCTTGGAAGCTTCTGTTACCCAAACTTCAAGAGCTGGATGAAATACCTGATAGAACGCTGCCTACGAATCAATGCAGTGCGGCGATATCCCGTATGCAGGACCTTTACGAACTTTGGAAACGCCGACCAATTGTCACTAACCGCCCCTTTCAAATCATGCTGGAAGTGTTCGCGCACACGCCGACGATCAGCGACAACAGTAATGCGCGTGGTATGGCTGCACTCCAGGTTCTGGAAGACTGGAACCGATCGTTTATGGGGGACATGGAGCTAGAACCGCGCCGTACAGATTATCACCTTGTCCTTCACGCCTTTGGCAATCAACCCCTATCTTTGAGTTCCGCATACATTGAGCCAACTACTGCCGCCCAACCCGGCGAAGTCGCGCAGGAAATTATGACCCAACTCGTGGCCTGGGGTGTCACCATGAAACCCACTGCCGAAACCTACCAATTGGCGATAAGGTGTTTGACAAGGGGCATCCAGCAACTGACGACATCCTGGGATAACGAACGTGACACCGAGGTAATGTCGAACGTTGAGCAGCTTCAACACACGGTGCGTGAGTATGCGTCGCGTCTTATCAACTTAACGGTATCCTCTGgctcttcatcgtccatGACCATCTGGCTGGGGCTTTCTGACGCCTTCCAAGCGATGCATGTACCGGTGGATCGGTTTGAAGAGGACGGCCCCAAAAGAATTCAAGACGCGGATTGGTATCGGCAAACTTTACCGGTATGGAAGCAGGCACTAATCGAGAGCCGAAGAGCATTGGACCGGAGAATATTGCGTGAAAATATGGATCGCACGTGTAAAGCTCTTCTGTTACTGCACGAGCGGTACTTGGAACCAGCAGAGCAAATCACGGCAATACGAGATACGCTGGAAGAACTCAAGGGGCTGTACACAAGCTTGCCGTCGGCTGAGCACTACTGTATTGCCATAAATAGTCTCACTTCGATGAAGGAGTCGGTGGCAAAAAAATTCGCTCTAGACCTGGCAGTTGGCATGGAAAAGCAACACCGGCGTAAATTCGATTCCAGCCAAAGCGATGGATGTTTGGACTCGGAAGAGATGGTGAAGTCGTGGAATCTACTTATGACGGTGTACATGCAAGTAGGAGAGCTGTCTAAAGTACTCGATCTCTGGAAAGAAATGACGGTCAATAAAATACCACGGAACAGCTTAAGCTTGTTCCTGGTCCTTAAGGTCCTGGCCCAGCAAGAAACATCGCAGTCAGCCAATCAGGCGACATCGATCCTCTTCAAATATCTATCCATGGACCGCAAACCCTTTGAACCTACCGCTGAGCATTTTCGGTGCGTCATGATGGCATGGTGCAACAGTCGAGATCGCCACGCAGCCTCTCAGTGCCAACGCGTCTTTGATCGGATGCTACAATACAGTGCCGAGTCGCGAAAACAATCGAGAAGCGACGGCACAGAAAAGCCGACACTAGAGCCACACGCACTTCATTTTACTGCACTGATTAAGACATTGGGATACAGTCGACGACCCGATGCTGCCAAGAAAGTGTCGGCTTTGCTCGTTGAAATGTTGGAGTTGGGTCTAGATCCTGATTTGCAAACGTATACGTCTTTTTTCTCGGCGTTGTCACATACGAAGAGTCTTCAAGGCGCAGAGGAAGCCCAGGAATGGTACGACAAACTGCAAAAGGAATGCTCCAAGGTAGTACTAAATGTCCACTGTTATGCGTCGGTTATGTTCGCCTGGACCAAAAGCGGCGCCGTCGATGCACCTGAACGATGTCGAGCTATCTTTGACGAATTATGGAGGGCTTACTTATCTACCCCTGCGTCCGAAGAAGGGGATCTCCGTCCAACTAGCGCCGTATACCGCGCTTTGATGGAAGCCTGGGCTAGTAGTGGACGAGCGCAGGCACCAGACGAGGTAGATGCGCTACTGTCCTTAATGGAGAAAAAGGCCGAGCAGGGCTTGATCGATCCCCCTGACAAAAAAGTATACGCTTTGGTTATGGCAACTCATTGGAAACACAATGACCGCAACGCTGTAGCAAAAGTACAAGACGTATATAGTCGCATGACTGCGAGTTACGAAATGGGAAATATTGCGGCTAAACCAgacgctcactgtcagactATATTGATGAATGCTTGGGCGAAGAGCGACGTCCCCGAGCGGGCAAAGATTGTGTTGGATCTTCTCCGGGAAATGTTTCAAGCTTATAGCCAAGGTGACTTGGATATGCAACCCAATGCCTATGCCTTGGCGGCCGTGCTGAACGCCTGTGCTTTTGTCGATAAGGACAATGAGACTCTTCGACGACAAGCCGTGCAAATCGCTCTGACTGCGTTTAATGACTTCTCAAACAGTGAGTTAGAGGGGACGAACCCCTTTATCTACTGCTATCTTTTTCGAGTACTTGGCCATCAAGTCGATGACATGGTCGAAAGAACGCGTTTGGCCAGTGTTATCTTTCAAC GTTGCTGCCAGGAAGGATTCGTCGATGACCAAGTCATCAAAATGATGAGACGCTATGTTCCCGTATTGTACAAAAAGATTCCATTGGATGGCAAGAACAAACCTCGTTTGCCTATCGGCTGGACGCGTCAACTGGACTAG
- a CDS encoding predicted protein — MAMRVRREEPRKSEHPKELPGRYRRGETKMSLEAEGGQTNFAAACIGASGQALSALVQDFPFEPSLSFGPNAQKPQNTWMVLDVSPSCLGCDGEVFFPGHSDAIGASRGASFSLLSPNGADPTRMPWVNNPSRTRQLGCFPFFSVCHSSSHAPLCISLEVAWAEDVQTPVAAPTVWLPEQQMTELVPITDQQFTSAPAAAPVAVPVVAPTRAPTPAPTRAPTRPPARAPTRPPTRAPTRPPTLRPTVAPTKAPTVPPTPAPTLSPSFVPSDAPSILPSKAPTGMPSSLPSTLAPTTIAPTTITPMPTSSSPPSSMPSQGPSRAPSLAPSLAPTGNPSAPPTNRPTAAPSTAPTLSLQRDTVDITMRMTSIPGRLERSSAIQWEAATAEHIRRSILAQTTDRPLMELMIRTNIESQFTQAFNAGRRVVVHMAEEGNAIGGPRFLQEVVIAPLRVSFFATVSFRSTFDNYDWASLIGDAFNSDDERSAYVARLRATGDRAFDPLGSVTLLVEGETPIEELPDQDSEDSGGNNLLIVIVACIAGGSVLLALVGLFIYRQSSSAPDIKVTPKLVEQHHSTSQSVPSQRAGYSTEINVDRQDDISTLGDPMFGMGGMHFGAGDGLQRDEQTASVGNDYDYNKEYLHSQGIALSMEESSRSRLTSTDSDRVSGNSTFSKMGKLNPTVFADDSSFEEQFVEEEEEEEEEEEVERFTVNVPAGKLGMVIDTPEGSLPIVHAIKEWSILENTVKMGDKLIFVDDEDVTEMTAVEISKLISLRSDRPRSLVFHRVLPRSDFIDMY, encoded by the exons ATGGCGATGCGCGTTCGTCGTGAGGAGCCCCGAAAATCCGAGCACCCGAAGGAATTGCCGGGACGATACCGACGGGGAGAAACGAAAATGTCGTTGGAGGCTGAGGGGG GACAGACAAATTTTGCTG CGGCTTGCATCGGTGCTTCCGGCCAAGCTTTGTCCGCCCTTGTGCAGGATTTTCCGTTCGAGCCGTCTCTTTCGTTTGGGCCGAACGCCCAAAAACCTCAAAACACATGGATGGTACTCGACGT cTCCCCATCATGTCTTGGCTGCGACGGAGAAGTGTTCTTCCCTGGACACTCGGACGCCATCGGTGCGTCTCGTGGTGCCTCGTTCTCGTTGCTCTCTCCGAATGGAGCGGACCCCACTCGTATG CCATGGGTCAACAATCCATCCCGTACTCGTCAGCTAGGCTGTTTTCCCTTTTTCTCTGTCTGTCATTCATCATCTCACGCTCCTCTTTGTATTTCCCTGGAAGTAGCATGGGCTGAGGATGTCCAAACACCAGTCGCGGCGCCAACGGTTTGGTTGCCAGAACAACAGATGACGGAACTAGTTCCGATTACGGACCAACAGTTTACCTCGGCACCGGCAGCAGCGCCCGTGGCTGTACCTGTGGTAGCACCCACACGAGCACCCACGCCGGCTCCGACGCGAGCCCCAACCCGTCCACCGGCGCGAGCCCCAACCCGTCCACCGACGCGAGCCCCCACCCGTCCGCCCACGCTGCGGCCAACGGTTGCACCCACCAAAGCACCAACCGTACCTCCCACACCGGCGCCGACACTCTCGCCGTCGTTTGTCCCGTCGGATGCTCCGTCGATTCTGCCTTCGAAGGCACCCACCGGCATGCCAAGCTCCCTTCCTTCCACCCTCGCTCCCACCACAATCGCGCCCACGACTATCACTCCCATGCCCACATCCTCCTCGCCACCATCGTCCATGCCGTCGCAGGGGCCGAGTCGCGCACCAAGCCTCGCACCGTCACTTGCTCCTACCGGCAATCCGTCAGCCCCACCCACCAACAGACCGACTGCAGCACCGTCGACTGCGCCAACGCTGTCTCTCCAGCGAGATACGGTGGATATTACAATGCGCATGACATCCATCCCGGGACGACTGGAAAGATCTTCCGCCATTCAATGGGAAGCCGCCACGGCCGAGCACATCCGTCGGAGTATCTTGGCGCAAACTACCGACAGGCCACTCATGGAATTGATGATACGGACCAACATTGAGTCCCAATTCACGCAAGCGTTTAATGCCGGTCGACGAGTCGTAGTGCACATGGCCGAAGAGGGAAACGCGATCGGCGGTCCGCGGTTTTTGCAAGAAGTCGTCATTGCGCCTCTGCGAGTTTCATTTTTTGCAACAGTCTCTTTCCGATCCACTTTTGACAATTACGACTGGGCCAGTTTGATTGGTGACGCCTTCAACAGCGACGATGAACGATCAGCCTATGTTGCACGTTTACGGGCGACCGGAGACAGGGCGTTTGACCCACTCGGGAGTGTAACTCTATTGGTGGAAGGGGAAACGCCCATTGAAGAATTACCCGACCAAGATTCCGAGGACAGCGGCGGGAACAATTTGTTGATTGTGATCGTTGCGTGTATCGCCGGTGGCAGCGTCCTCCTAGCCCTCGTGGGACTCTTTATATATCGCCAGTCCTCCTCCGCTCCGGATATCAAGGTAACTCCCAAGCTTGTTGAACAGCACCACAGTACGAGCCAAAGTGTACCGAGCCAGCGTGCGGGCTATTCGACGGAAATTAATGTTGACCGACAGGACGACATTAGCACGCTTGGCGACCCTATGTTTGGTATGGGCGGCATGCACTTTGGTGCTGGCGATGGCTTACAACGGGACGAGCAAACTGCCAGCGTTGGCAACGATTACGACTACAACAAGGAGTATCTGCATAGCCAGGGTATTGCCTTGTCGATGGAGGAGAGTAGTCGAAGTCGGCTCACTTCGACGGACTCGGATCGCGTTTCGGGTAACtcaactttttccaagaTGGGTAAACTCAATCCAACCGTGTTCGCCGACGACTCGTCGTTTGAAGAACAATTCGtcgaggaggaggaggaggaggaagaagaagaagaggtgGAACGGTTCACCGTGAACGTACCGGCCGGAAAATTGGGGATGGTAATAGATACGCCGGAAGGTAGTCTTCCTATTGTCCACGCCATCAAAGAATGGAGCATTCTGGAGAATACCGTCAAGATGGGCGATAAACTAATATTCgtagacgacgaagacgtgACGGAAATGACTGCCGTGGAAATCTCCAAACTGATTTCACTCAGATCTGATCGGCCGCGCTCACTCGTCTTTCACCGCGTTCTTCCACGCAGCGATTTCATTGATATGTACTAA
- a CDS encoding predicted protein, whose product MAENDDQNNNNNAFDDDVNNNTDYQDETRYCKIYDREDFFTVLVQMILAVLALLSLYFKRLQEVPRRTFRTWSLDIGKQALGACYAHVLNMVRIKLIWCGITGQRYDISAIARLTRIIAAIISERITGESRLQDQCAWYGMSYLIDTTLGLVLAIFFLGVLDKLASERDWVHLKHSGVYSGPDGVLHWISQCLAWLVILTVVKVIIYIFMLAGGSWLAWIGGVLFAPLQGNIRFELLFVMIFFPGILNVIYFWIADGYLKAKKSHAGAHEPDSIVDSKNAALMAGEQEMAAGGSLPPGNYQSAPWSAVTTVASPQSSVHRPETASV is encoded by the exons ATGGCTGAAAATGACGACCAAaacaataacaacaatgcctttgacgacgacgtcaaTAACAACACCGACTACCAAGACGAAACGCGGTACTGTAAAATTTATGATCGCGAGGATTTCTTTACCGTACTGGTACAAATGATCCTCGCCGTTCTCGCCCTACTGTCGCTCTATTTCAAACGTCTGCAAGAGGTACCTCGGAGGACCTTTCGGACCTGGTCGCTCGATATTGGAAAACAAGCACTGGGAGCTTGTTACGCACACGTTTTGAATATGGTGCGTATCAAGCTAATTTGGTGTGGCATCACCGGCCAACGATACGATATATCTGCAATCGCCCGTCTCACACGT ATCATTGCCGCTATTATTTCCGAAAGAATCACCGGTGAATCACGGTTGCAGGATCAATGCGCCTGGTACGGAATGAGCTACCTTATAGATACCACACTCGGTCTTGTTTTGGCTATTTTCTTTCTAGGGGTGCTGGACAAGCTTGCCAGCGAAAGAGACTGGGTCCATTTGAAGCATTCCGGGGTGTATTCCGGCCCCGACGGCGTCCTGCATTGGATTTCACAGTGTCTCGCTTGGCTCGTCATCCTCACCGTGGTCAAAGTCATTATTTACATCTTTATGCTCGCCGGAGGCTCCTGGTTGGCCTGGATCGGAGGGGTTCTGTTCGCCCCACTGCAAGGCAACATTCGCTTCGAGCTACTCTTTGTCATGATCTTCTTTCCCGGAATTCTAAACGTCATTTACTTTTGGATTGCTGACGGTTACCTCAAGGCTAAGAAAAGTCACGCCGGTGCGCACGAACCGGACTCAATCGTCGACTCCAAAAATGCAGCTCTCATGGCGGGCGAACAGGAAATGGCCGCCGGAGGTTCGTTGCCGCCTGGAAACTACCAATCAGCCCCTTGGAGTGCCGTGACCACCGTCGCGTCACCGCAGTCTTCCGTCCACCGGCCCGAAACGGCGTCCGTGTGA
- a CDS encoding predicted protein, whose product MSFVIMSTRSFKEGFLSIWSAVMVCALAVGGTIIMRKFHNSMAVGFFMGAVVSMSQMFFLLFLTYIGYERDQAFINMPNKAESIMAFLALCQSVLLGSFAAILAAHRSEILDKPENSAMEMTGEAHGAPTVSYEAPGTMA is encoded by the exons ATGAGTTTTGTCATCATGAGCACCCGAAGCTTTAAGGAAGGTTTCCTTTCCATCTGGTCCGCCGTCATGGTGTGCGCACTCGCCGTTGGCGGCACCATCATTATGCGGAAATTTCACAATTCCATGGCCGTTGGATTTTTCATGGGCGCCGTTGTTTCAATGAGTCAAATGTTCTTTCTACTTTTTCTCAC TTATATTGGTTACGAACGAGATCAGGCATTCATAAACATGCCTAACAAGGCAGAGTCTATCATGGCCTTTCTCGCTCTTTGCCAAAGTGTTCTGTTGGGCAGCTTTGCCGCGATACTGGCTGCGCATCGATCCGAAATTCTCGACAAGCCCGAGAATTCCGCCATGGAGATGACGGGCGAAGCACACGGGGCACCGACGGTATCCTACGAAGCACCAGGTACGATGGCTTAG
- a CDS encoding predicted protein gives MPDPERTKSPLRPHSCKAETGDQTSQMHSLLSWMQRSTESSTPTTVASTPDCSDSTQQQTPPSIYDLQDRYVTTGSLAIPEQTEDYDDDDDVMLEERFGGRDLDREISPVCRTGLTVRTRSLPGSPSEVDNSWESRESYASYPIGRKLRSRRKSSTQGIVLKNRRRRRSSRASRDDDDNSLTTLSFSDDPPSPNNDSLPRTIPYRRMSSRRYSPARSLGESTTFRNFVWKLGHPRGLLWLMCVIGLVSISMTYMSTRNMAGRPGEIGRIQVLYAGNHHVPLRTSRLKGGGVSGNFLRGFPAPTSTSIAARKSVPEQGRKSAVTLNHAIVDSRKISEVGVDEHLAKNYALKKNDDRKHLEVHKSKHDEGKHHHSHDEHKHSGNMKDKHHIEHKSTDKNDDRKDPANPEIQHEKRHDSSATNTELENHNEPKNSLTSVAMPLVPLSIPKSDYEAQDWRLYRAPAHSPSNVTHHRMVFVDPSLAHAPLRHRKVVSYPSDYTDPTQLYSILDSGDERIKRMEPRDPYVQGECVPMQPWQTTYHPLCNGVHELGIDQILGEETGSDMRLFGTKGFWRNAWRADILNGHSHLHERDTIVIKTLKLQHNFEEAHFEHDRIDAVAMERLTSSPHVINVFGFCGHTVMTEFADGKRLGELADRAKKQPLERLKIARDIAEGLADVHGIDGDGNVSFVHLDINPANVVSIGGRLKLNDFNIGVPRRWNTTSNEPCGFPTQYPNAQWRSPEEARQEENLTEKVDIFSLGHIFFRMICGHEPWSSFEPGGKPSADELHEKVGRGVLPTIPTNVLESKDPEVVAIRNAMIQCYTFIPSERPSAKQIARNLQKALDKAELVQEARP, from the exons ATGCCGGATCCGGAACGCACCAAATCTCCTCTGCGACCTCATTCTTGCAAAGCAGAGACGGGCGACCAAACATCGCAAATGCACTCTCTCCTAAGCTGGATGCAGCGCAGTACAGAGTCATCGACGCCCACTACTGTCGCGAGTACGCCGGATTGCTCCGACTCTACCCAACAGCAGACGCCACCTTCTATTTACGATCTGCAAGATCGTTACGTCACCACCGGCTCTCTCGCAATACCGGAGCAAACGGAAGACtacgatgatgacgatgacgtcATGTTGGAGGAGCGCTTTGGCGGGCGCGATCTCGATCGAGAGATCTCTCCGGTTTGCCGCACCGGCCTGACGGTGCGGACGAGGTCTTTACCCGGTTCTCCGTCCGAAGTAGACAACTCCTGGGAGTCGCGGGAAAGCTACGCTTCCTATCCCATTGGACGTAAACTGCGCTCGCGTCGCAAGAGCTCGACGCAGGGTATTGTCCTCAAGAATCGTCGCCGTAGACGATCCAGCCGTGCTTCCCgagacgatgatgacaattCGCTCACCACCTTGTCCTTTTCGGATGATCCACCCTCTCCGAACAACGATTCTTTGCCCCGAACAATCCCCTACCGCAGAATGTCTTCCCGCCGCTATTCACCCGCGCGCTCGCTGGGGGAGTCCACCACATTTCGGAATTTTGTTTGGAAATTGGGGCACCCACGAGGTCTCCTATGGCTCATGTGCGTTATTGGACTCGTCAGCATCAGCATGACCTACATGTCGACGCGGAATATGGCGGGCCGTCCAGGAGAAATTGGAAGGATTCAAGTGCTTTACGCTGGAAACCACCATGTCCCCCTGAGGACGTCGCGGCTGAAAGGAGGTGGTGTATCGGGAAATTTCTTGCGTGGTTTTCCAGCGCCAACATCTACGTCAATCGCCGCCAGGAAATCTGTGCCGGAACAGGGACGGAAGTCGGCGGTCACTTTGAATCATGCCATTGTGGACTCCCGCAAAATCTCAGAAGTAGGAGTTGATGAACACCTGGCGAAAAACTAtgctttgaagaaaaatGATGACCGCAAGCACCTTGAAGTGCATAAATCGAAACATGACGAAGGCAAACATCACCACAGCCATGACGAACACAAGCATTCTGGGAATATGAAGGACAAGCATCACATTGAGCACAAGAGTACGGATAAGAATGATGATCGCAAAGATCCGGCAAATCCAGAAATACAGCATGAAAAACGCCATGACAGCAGTGCTACGAACACTGAACTGGAAAATCACAATGAGCCGAAAAACTCGCTTACGTCCGTAGCAATGCCGTTGGTTCCTCTCAGCATTCCGAAATCCGACTACGAGGCTCAAGATTGGAGATTGTACAGGGCACCTGCCCACAGTCCCTCAAACGTTACGCACCACAGGATGGTATTTGTTGATCCATCGTTGGCTCACGCCCCTCTTCGTCACCGTAAGGTTGTGTCGTACCCATCCGATTATACCGACCCGACTCAGCTATACTCCATCCTGGATTCTGGCGACGAACGCATCAAGCGCATGGAACCCCGGGATCCATACGTGCAGGGCGAATGTGTGCCAATGCAGCCCTGGCAAACAACATACCACCCCTTATGCAACGGCGTACACGAGCTGGGTATCGATCAAATTCTCGGCGAAGAGACCGGTAGTGATATGCGTCTGTTTGGAACAAAAGGATTTTGGCGTAACGCGTGGAGAGCGGATATTTTGAATGGACATTCGCATTTGCACGAACGAGATACTATTGTTATCAAAACTCTCAA GCTACAACATAACTTTGAAGAAGCGCATTTTGAGCATGATCGTATTGATGCGGTCGCGATGGAGCGCTTAACATCGTCGCCGCATGTTATTAATGTGTTTGGATTCTGTGGACATACGGTCATGACTGAATTCGCTGACGGAAAGCGTCTTGGAGAATTGGCCGATCGAGCCAAGAAACAACCGTTGGAACGGCTCAAGATCGCTCGCGACATTGCTGAGGGTCTTGCTGATGTACACGGCATTGATGGAGATGGCAATGTATCTTTTGTTCACTTGGATATCAACCCTGCTAACGTGGTCAGCATAGGAGGCCGTCTGAAGTTGAACGATTTCAATATTGGTGTTCCAAGGCGCTGGAATACTACGTCAAATGAACCTTGCGGTTTCCCAACACAATATCCGAACGCGCAATGGCGGTCACCGGAGGAGGCTCGCCAAGAGGAAAATCTGACAGAAAAAGTTGATATCTTCTCCCTGGGTCACATATTTTTTAGAATGATTTGCGGTCATGAGCCCTGGAGTTCATTTGAGCCGGGTGGCAAGCCCTCCGCCGACGAACTACATGAGAAGGTTGGAAGAGGTGTTTTACCCACAATTCCTACGAATGTTTTGGAGTCGAAAGACCCCGAAGTTGTCGCCATTCGAAACGCGATGATCCAATGTTACACTTTCATTCCGTCCGAGCGTCCAAGTGCGAAACAAATTGCCCGAAATTTGCAGAAAGCTCTGGACAAGGCCGAACTAGTACAAGAGGCTCGGCCTTAA